The following are encoded in a window of Staphylospora marina genomic DNA:
- a CDS encoding type II toxin-antitoxin system death-on-curing family toxin, protein MNHEEAKSLVDRLIRQAVEQLEELEPKPDVPIDVNYLTLEEILLAHEAVMRQYDEPENGGVLHPDALKSAVRRPQMVAFEVELHPTIWHKAAALFQSIVQGHVFRNGNKRTGLTVLLYFLDKNGFYPEQLPPALAEEFTVAVAGDPRLKGEEASRILATVIWMLFHIE, encoded by the coding sequence ATGAATCATGAAGAAGCCAAATCCCTGGTGGACCGTCTGATCCGGCAAGCGGTGGAACAGTTGGAGGAACTGGAACCTAAGCCCGATGTCCCCATCGACGTGAATTATCTGACGCTGGAAGAGATATTGCTGGCTCATGAAGCAGTCATGCGGCAATACGATGAACCGGAAAACGGCGGAGTACTGCATCCGGATGCGCTGAAGTCGGCGGTCCGGCGCCCGCAAATGGTGGCATTTGAGGTAGAGCTGCATCCCACGATCTGGCATAAAGCAGCGGCTCTCTTTCAATCCATCGTTCAGGGTCATGTGTTCCGCAACGGCAATAAACGGACGGGACTGACTGTCCTTCTCTATTTTTTGGACAAGAACGGATTTTACCCGGAGCAACTCCCGCCGGCGCTGGCCGAAGAATTCACGGTGGCCGTCGCCGGTGACCCCCGGCTGAAAGGGGAAGAAGCCTCCCGCATCTTGGCGACGGTCATTTGGATGCTGTTTCATATAGAATGA
- a CDS encoding AbrB/MazE/SpoVT family DNA-binding domain-containing protein → MSEVAKEYRKVNKLGHSLSVTIPKKLADQYGIRQGDVVEFIPSDKGILIRPSQTLPPNVDPRFFESMQKIFRDFDETLKNLKDR, encoded by the coding sequence ATGAGTGAAGTGGCCAAGGAGTACCGCAAAGTGAACAAGCTCGGGCATAGCCTGAGTGTGACAATCCCGAAGAAACTGGCTGATCAGTACGGAATCCGGCAAGGGGATGTGGTGGAGTTTATCCCAAGCGACAAGGGCATTTTGATTCGGCCGTCCCAAACGTTGCCGCCGAATGTGGATCCTCGGTTCTTTGAATCGATGCAGAAAATTTTCCGGGATTTTGACGAGACCTTGAAAAACCTGAAAGATCGGTGA
- the sigK gene encoding RNA polymerase sporulation sigma factor SigK has protein sequence MPGLVTALFMLLKEMLIFVSYVKNNAFPHPLSEEEEEKCLQLMKQGDREARNRLIEHNLRLVAHIVKKFENTGEDNEDLISIGTIGLIKAIESYQPDKGTKLATYAARCIENEILMHLRSLKKARKDVSLQDPIGTDKEGNEITLIDILGTDRDEVVDLVQTRIEKKKIYSHLHILDDREQEVIRYRFGLGGGKEKTQREIAKELNISRSYVSRIEKRALIKLFHEFYRSGGNRGSMG, from the coding sequence TTGCCCGGTCTGGTGACGGCCCTGTTCATGCTGTTGAAAGAGATGCTCATCTTTGTTTCGTATGTCAAGAACAACGCTTTTCCCCATCCGCTGTCGGAAGAGGAGGAAGAAAAGTGCCTGCAACTGATGAAGCAGGGGGACAGAGAAGCCCGCAACCGGTTGATCGAGCACAATCTCCGGCTGGTGGCACACATTGTCAAGAAATTCGAAAACACGGGTGAGGACAACGAAGATTTGATTTCCATCGGGACCATCGGATTGATCAAGGCCATCGAATCGTACCAGCCGGACAAGGGAACCAAACTGGCCACGTATGCGGCTCGGTGCATCGAAAATGAAATCCTCATGCATCTCCGATCGCTCAAAAAGGCACGCAAGGATGTGTCCCTGCAGGATCCGATCGGTACGGACAAAGAAGGAAATGAAATCACCCTGATCGATATTCTCGGCACTGATCGGGATGAAGTGGTGGATCTGGTGCAGACCCGGATCGAAAAGAAGAAGATCTACAGCCATCTGCACATTCTGGATGATCGGGAACAGGAAGTGATCCGCTACCGGTTCGGGCTGGGAGGCGGAAAAGAAAAGACCCAGCGGGAAATCGCGAAGGAGCTGAATATTTCGCGCTCGTACGTGTCGCGGATCGAGAAGCGGGCGTTGATCAAACTGTTCCACGAATTTTACCGGAGCGGAGGAAATCGGGGGAGCATGGGTTGA
- a CDS encoding NUDIX hydrolase yields MAKEAFLRPAMPDVLKQWHIRLERLQPEPDNLVLDAGCNLGDLIDTMFREKGAIPLNNDLAFRYEWKYKKEDLKYCPRCGHRFSLEDLHIPDQPQLVCHRCRFVFYLDPKLAVVAVVLNRERTKVLLLQRNEAPGKGLWAFPGGYVERGQDLFETIQNEVKEETGLTVKVGKIIDTLSLPEDGLVQLTY; encoded by the coding sequence ATGGCCAAGGAAGCCTTTCTGCGTCCCGCGATGCCCGATGTGTTGAAGCAGTGGCACATTCGTTTGGAACGATTGCAGCCCGAGCCGGATAATCTTGTATTGGATGCGGGATGCAACCTCGGGGATCTCATTGATACGATGTTTCGGGAGAAAGGAGCCATTCCGTTGAATAACGATCTGGCCTTTCGCTATGAGTGGAAATACAAAAAAGAGGACCTGAAATACTGTCCCCGTTGCGGTCACCGTTTCTCATTGGAAGACCTTCACATTCCCGACCAGCCCCAGCTGGTTTGCCACCGCTGCCGCTTCGTGTTCTACCTGGATCCCAAGCTGGCGGTCGTCGCGGTGGTCTTGAACCGGGAACGGACAAAGGTGCTTCTGCTCCAAAGAAATGAAGCCCCCGGGAAAGGATTGTGGGCATTTCCCGGAGGCTATGTCGAGCGCGGGCAGGATCTTTTTGAAACCATACAAAACGAGGTCAAAGAAGAAACAGGTCTGACAGTGAAAGTCGGCAAGATCATTGACACCCTTTCTCTGCCGGAAGATGGTCTTGTCCAATTAACCTACTAA
- a CDS encoding sulfotransferase family 2 domain-containing protein has translation MKPIIIFSHIPKTGGLTMRRFLDRHFRPGQIFKYPAHSEAHKIRLSAAQISRIRCVYGHCRFGVHKLFRRPFKYFSMVRDPLNRIISAYYFIRSSPSNRLHHMVSNMSLHDFVFSNDPLIREPLSNHQTRFISGMKNPDLKVALENIRKHYLLVGLTEKYPESVFLLNRAMGWAHRPYTRENVTKSRPKDPPVTPEMIDHIKKQNRLDYDLYAYCQERLESRLSALSPSEKRQLARYVRIHAK, from the coding sequence ATGAAACCGATCATCATCTTTTCGCACATCCCCAAAACGGGGGGACTGACGATGCGCCGCTTCCTGGATCGGCATTTCCGGCCCGGACAGATTTTCAAATACCCGGCGCATTCGGAAGCGCACAAGATCCGGTTGAGCGCCGCGCAAATCTCCCGAATCCGTTGCGTGTACGGGCATTGCCGATTCGGGGTTCACAAGCTGTTCAGGCGGCCATTCAAATATTTTTCGATGGTGCGGGATCCTCTGAACCGGATCATCTCCGCCTACTATTTCATCCGGTCCAGTCCGTCCAACCGACTTCATCACATGGTCAGCAACATGTCGCTGCATGATTTCGTCTTCTCCAACGACCCCTTGATCCGGGAACCCCTCTCCAATCACCAGACCCGGTTCATCTCCGGGATGAAGAACCCCGACTTGAAGGTGGCCTTGGAAAACATCCGCAAACACTACCTGCTCGTCGGATTGACGGAGAAGTATCCGGAATCGGTGTTTCTGCTCAATCGCGCGATGGGTTGGGCTCACCGGCCGTACACCCGGGAAAACGTCACCAAATCCCGTCCGAAGGATCCCCCGGTGACCCCGGAGATGATCGATCATATCAAGAAACAAAACCGGTTGGATTATGACCTGTATGCATACTGCCAAGAACGGCTGGAGTCCCGTCTGTCCGCCCTCTCGCCCTCCGAAAAAAGACAGCTGGCACGGTATGTGCGCATCCATGCGAAGTGA
- the bacA gene encoding undecaprenyl-diphosphate phosphatase has translation MNWWDIFVAFVLGTVEGLTEFAPVSSTGHMIIVGEELLHFTGERAATFEVFIQLGSILAVVVVFWKRMLSLIGIQVGEFKESESGSLSIVHILLAMLPAVVVGLIAHDFIKEVLFSPQRVVIGLIAGGALMILAETIMRKPTATSLDHITYKQAFIIGMFQLLALWPGFSRSGSTISGGILSGADHKTASEFSFIVAVPMMLGANVLSLYKSWDILGAKDIPLFATGFVVAFIVSLLAIKFFLQLIPKTRLLPFALYRFAVAGIFILFFL, from the coding sequence ATGAATTGGTGGGATATTTTCGTCGCCTTTGTGCTCGGCACGGTGGAAGGGTTGACCGAGTTCGCTCCCGTTTCATCCACCGGACACATGATCATTGTCGGGGAAGAATTGCTGCATTTCACGGGAGAGCGTGCCGCAACGTTTGAAGTGTTCATCCAGCTCGGCTCCATCCTGGCGGTGGTGGTGGTGTTCTGGAAACGCATGCTGAGCCTGATCGGCATCCAGGTGGGAGAATTCAAGGAATCGGAGAGCGGATCTCTCAGCATCGTACATATCTTGCTTGCCATGCTGCCGGCGGTGGTTGTCGGTCTGATTGCCCACGATTTCATCAAGGAAGTGCTGTTTTCCCCGCAACGGGTGGTCATCGGTCTCATTGCGGGGGGAGCGTTGATGATCCTGGCCGAAACGATCATGCGCAAGCCGACGGCGACCAGCCTGGACCACATCACGTACAAGCAAGCTTTCATCATCGGCATGTTCCAGCTGTTGGCCCTGTGGCCGGGCTTCTCCCGCTCCGGTTCCACCATTTCCGGCGGCATTCTGTCCGGCGCCGATCACAAAACGGCTTCGGAGTTCTCGTTTATCGTCGCCGTCCCGATGATGCTCGGGGCCAACGTCCTGAGCCTCTACAAGAGCTGGGACATTCTCGGCGCAAAAGACATTCCGCTGTTCGCCACCGGTTTTGTGGTTGCCTTCATCGTGTCGCTCTTGGCGATCAAGTTCTTCCTGCAACTGATCCCCAAGACCCGTTTGTTGCCGTTCGCGCTGTACCGCTTTGCAGTGGCTGGTATCTTCATCCTGTTCTTCCTGTAA
- a CDS encoding peptidoglycan D,D-transpeptidase FtsI family protein, whose amino-acid sequence MKRGRAAFISFVFACCFSVILVRLYSIQVEPVHGFTRFGTPEDLAERARENQDREIIIDSGRGQILDRKGRPLRGEGTWRILAFPMTREQIGLREEKIGRLAALIGHDSERLKKRLSELEHPVILTDEKGGEIVLEADERLQVEKLSIPGIFPVLSDGRTATGNLAKQVIGQVVRAPELMKKRFGEEVEAGKWSAHSPLGISGIESAFEPFLHSEAWNLLAYTATNTGRPLNGVALRTKTGQGAGDTPEHTLITTLDREIQRRVETILRDEQVKDGAAIVQEIATGNILAMASQGDESGNKSGDGWINRAVTEKTPGSIFKTVVAIAALEEGIVTPDTEFHCDGHWEKYNLRDSGQKGHGKQTFAQAFANSCNLVMGQVAIKLGAEKLEAYAKRLGLGQKIIWRGTVFQDPQFAQLPEEQSGVIFKEQREKNDPWALVRTAIGQQSVRVTPVQAADLVTALFHGGRPPQPRLVTEIRSEDGRTIWKFDNHYMPGAKPIREDTLRAVRMMMRGVVTHGTARSVGGGAWNLAGKTGTAETGTKENPVYNKWMIGFGPWEKPRYSVAVVLSNITDSDDPKAKRIFRRIMDELSRVEKEGITENGKENLTNIKGK is encoded by the coding sequence ATGAAAAGAGGACGGGCGGCATTCATCAGTTTCGTGTTTGCGTGTTGCTTTTCCGTCATCCTGGTACGGTTGTACAGCATTCAGGTGGAGCCGGTGCACGGATTCACCCGGTTCGGCACACCGGAAGATCTTGCGGAGAGGGCCCGGGAAAACCAGGATCGGGAAATCATCATCGACAGCGGGCGCGGACAGATTCTCGACCGGAAAGGACGTCCGCTCCGGGGAGAAGGAACGTGGCGCATACTGGCGTTTCCCATGACGCGGGAACAGATCGGCCTTCGGGAAGAGAAAATCGGGCGTCTGGCCGCTCTGATCGGCCATGATTCCGAACGGTTGAAAAAACGTCTTTCGGAACTGGAGCATCCGGTGATCCTCACCGATGAAAAAGGCGGGGAGATCGTGTTGGAAGCGGACGAGCGTCTTCAGGTGGAGAAGCTGTCCATTCCGGGCATTTTTCCCGTGCTTTCGGACGGTCGCACCGCCACCGGCAACCTGGCCAAACAAGTGATCGGTCAGGTGGTGCGGGCTCCCGAGCTGATGAAAAAGCGGTTCGGGGAGGAAGTGGAAGCGGGAAAATGGAGCGCCCATTCCCCGTTGGGCATCTCCGGCATCGAATCGGCATTTGAACCCTTTTTGCACAGTGAAGCCTGGAATCTGCTCGCCTACACGGCCACCAACACCGGTCGCCCTTTGAACGGTGTCGCCCTGCGGACCAAAACGGGGCAGGGAGCGGGGGATACTCCGGAACACACGCTCATCACCACGCTGGACAGGGAGATCCAGCGACGGGTGGAGACCATTCTTCGTGACGAGCAGGTCAAGGACGGAGCGGCGATCGTTCAGGAAATCGCCACCGGCAACATCCTGGCCATGGCCAGTCAGGGGGACGAATCCGGAAACAAGTCGGGGGACGGTTGGATCAATCGGGCCGTGACGGAGAAAACGCCCGGCTCGATTTTCAAGACGGTGGTGGCCATTGCCGCGCTTGAAGAAGGCATTGTCACGCCGGACACCGAGTTTCATTGCGACGGACACTGGGAGAAATACAATCTGCGGGATTCGGGACAAAAGGGACACGGGAAACAAACCTTTGCCCAAGCTTTCGCCAATTCCTGCAACCTGGTGATGGGGCAGGTGGCCATCAAGCTGGGAGCCGAGAAGCTGGAGGCCTATGCCAAACGGCTCGGCCTGGGGCAGAAAATCATCTGGAGAGGAACGGTGTTCCAGGATCCGCAATTTGCCCAGCTCCCGGAAGAACAAAGTGGAGTCATCTTCAAGGAACAGAGGGAAAAGAACGATCCTTGGGCACTGGTACGAACGGCCATCGGACAACAAAGCGTCCGGGTCACTCCGGTACAAGCCGCCGATTTGGTCACGGCTCTCTTTCACGGAGGGCGTCCGCCGCAGCCGCGGTTGGTCACGGAAATTCGGTCGGAAGACGGCCGGACGATCTGGAAGTTTGACAATCACTACATGCCCGGAGCCAAGCCGATTCGGGAGGACACCTTGCGGGCCGTCCGCATGATGATGCGCGGCGTGGTCACGCACGGAACGGCCAGGAGCGTGGGTGGCGGTGCGTGGAATCTGGCCGGAAAGACGGGAACCGCCGAAACAGGCACCAAAGAGAACCCGGTTTACAACAAATGGATGATCGGGTTCGGGCCTTGGGAAAAGCCCCGCTATTCCGTCGCCGTCGTTCTGTCGAACATCACCGATTCCGATGATCCGAAGGCCAAACGGATTTTCCGTCGGATCATGGATGAGTTGTCTCGAGTGGAAAAAGAAGGAATAACAGAGAATGGAAAAGAGAATTTGACAAATATAAAAGGAAAATAG
- a CDS encoding GNAT family N-acetyltransferase, with protein MEAGSFFGHVSPEGRVVSASAVFAYGSRLSSLGLVMVDPEWRRRGLATEAVRHCMGICAPWSSSGHGLGKSRSPGPKPALCPCRSGIRVTEVAGGHDNTRPLRVKERVLSFEGSVSLRTLGVCSCFPGSY; from the coding sequence ATGGAAGCAGGATCATTCTTTGGTCATGTCAGTCCGGAAGGTCGGGTTGTATCCGCTTCTGCCGTCTTTGCATATGGTTCACGGCTTTCATCCCTGGGTCTCGTCATGGTGGATCCCGAATGGAGAAGAAGGGGATTGGCCACGGAGGCGGTGAGGCATTGCATGGGGATTTGTGCTCCATGGAGTTCCTCCGGTCATGGTCTCGGGAAAAGCAGATCTCCCGGACCGAAGCCGGCTCTTTGCCCTTGTCGGTCAGGCATACGGGTGACGGAAGTCGCCGGAGGACACGACAACACCCGCCCCCTGCGTGTGAAGGAACGGGTGTTGTCGTTCGAAGGGTCCGTCAGTCTCCGGACGCTTGGCGTTTGCTCCTGTTTTCCCGGCTCATATTGA
- the mltG gene encoding endolytic transglycosylase MltG produces MRWFWRIFFTLVLLAGWALLGYFYVDFTLGSPKRTQPVEVEIPENSSIQQIGKILKEKRLIRESYFFRYYVQMKGKTDLRAGYYEILPDESLDDILAKLSSGDENTVKVVIPEGKNARQIAEILEKAGFDKAGFLDMLNNKKPKYNFETEIPKHPERPYRLEGYLFPSTYYFRKDETPENIVNKMLEEFAKRMENLEVRDKLANNKVPGGMTVDKWVTIASLVEREGQVKAEFPKIAGVIYNRLNSNQYPKLQIDATIVYIYSMKGQKVMPTQKMTKLEHPYNTYHIKGLPPGPIGCPGEDALKAALEPTKHNYYFYVTKEDGSGEHYFASDYQQHQKYINMSRENRSKRQASGD; encoded by the coding sequence ATGAGATGGTTTTGGCGCATCTTTTTCACGCTGGTGCTTCTGGCGGGATGGGCGCTGTTGGGGTATTTCTACGTTGACTTCACGTTGGGATCACCAAAACGCACCCAACCGGTGGAAGTGGAAATTCCGGAAAATTCCTCCATTCAACAAATCGGGAAAATTCTCAAGGAGAAACGCCTGATCCGGGAATCCTATTTCTTCCGCTATTACGTCCAGATGAAGGGGAAGACCGATCTGCGGGCAGGTTACTATGAAATCTTGCCGGACGAATCACTGGATGACATCCTGGCCAAACTCTCTTCCGGTGATGAAAACACGGTCAAAGTGGTCATTCCGGAAGGGAAAAACGCCCGTCAAATTGCGGAGATTCTGGAAAAAGCGGGCTTTGACAAAGCAGGTTTCCTGGATATGCTCAACAACAAAAAACCCAAATACAATTTTGAAACGGAGATCCCCAAGCATCCCGAACGGCCGTATCGCCTGGAAGGGTATCTGTTTCCAAGTACCTACTATTTCCGGAAAGATGAGACACCTGAAAATATTGTCAACAAGATGCTGGAGGAGTTCGCCAAGCGGATGGAAAATCTGGAGGTTCGCGACAAACTGGCGAACAACAAGGTTCCCGGCGGCATGACCGTGGATAAATGGGTGACCATCGCTTCCCTCGTGGAGCGGGAAGGCCAGGTGAAAGCGGAATTTCCCAAAATCGCCGGTGTGATCTACAACCGGCTGAACAGCAACCAATACCCCAAACTGCAGATCGATGCCACGATCGTGTACATTTACAGCATGAAGGGGCAAAAGGTGATGCCCACCCAAAAAATGACCAAACTGGAGCATCCCTACAACACCTATCACATCAAGGGTTTGCCACCGGGTCCCATCGGCTGTCCCGGGGAAGATGCACTGAAAGCGGCGTTGGAACCCACGAAACACAATTACTATTTCTATGTCACCAAAGAAGACGGGTCCGGAGAGCATTACTTTGCCTCAGACTATCAACAACACCAGAAGTACATCAATATGAGCCGGGAAAACAGGAGCAAACGCCAAGCGTCCGGAGACTGA
- a CDS encoding DUF1292 domain-containing protein, which produces MRAFSGSPDDRGVREVRRLRDSLSPGEPYVHHLPDGSAVHYRVLGELETSGRHYAILQSFDDHPDEAGLFRIEQGVPMEIDDDNEWETVAEVVDEMLYFYDS; this is translated from the coding sequence TTGAGGGCGTTTTCGGGCTCCCCTGACGACCGGGGCGTCAGGGAGGTGCGCCGTCTCCGCGATTCCCTGTCGCCCGGCGAACCGTATGTCCATCACCTGCCGGACGGATCCGCCGTTCATTACCGGGTGCTCGGCGAACTGGAGACATCCGGCCGTCATTATGCCATTTTGCAATCGTTTGACGACCACCCGGACGAAGCGGGCCTGTTCCGGATTGAACAGGGAGTTCCCATGGAAATTGATGATGACAATGAATGGGAAACCGTTGCCGAAGTCGTGGACGAAATGTTATATTTCTATGATTCTTGA
- a CDS encoding DUF1292 domain-containing protein: MSNHEAQDREILIIPNDEGKDEEFEVLYTFEHNDTGKKYMFVTPVQSEEDDEEEYQEVLAFRYNDDGGEFRLEMIDEDNEEEWDMVEEMFNTLFSDWDEEEEGETEDQG; encoded by the coding sequence ATGAGCAACCATGAAGCACAGGACAGAGAAATTCTCATCATCCCCAACGACGAAGGAAAAGACGAAGAATTCGAGGTCCTTTACACGTTCGAACACAACGATACCGGCAAAAAGTACATGTTCGTCACTCCGGTGCAGTCCGAAGAGGACGATGAAGAAGAATATCAGGAAGTGCTGGCATTCCGCTACAATGACGACGGCGGCGAATTCCGGCTGGAAATGATCGACGAAGACAACGAAGAAGAATGGGACATGGTGGAAGAGATGTTCAACACCCTCTTTTCCGATTGGGATGAGGAAGAAGAGGGAGAGACGGAGGATCAGGGTTGA